The Tripterygium wilfordii isolate XIE 37 chromosome 17, ASM1340144v1, whole genome shotgun sequence genome has a window encoding:
- the LOC119982986 gene encoding zerumbone synthase-like, translated as MFKIGLSKNAAIARARLAGICNRGFSTETGSKLEGKVALITGAATGIGKATAEKFIQNGAKVVIADIQPQLGQETAKELGPNAAFIACDVTKESDLSNAVDFTISRHNQLDIMYNNAGIACKTPPSIADLDLTVFDRVMNINVRGVVAGIKHASRVMIPRKSGCILCTASVTGILGGLSQHTYSISKCTVIGIVKSVAAELCRHGIRVNCISPFAIPTAFVMEELTQIYRGVDTSRLVELIHKAGALEGAKCEPCDIANAALYLASDDAKYVNGHNLVVDGGFTSSKTLGFPAPDQMQ; from the exons ATGTTCAAGATCGGATTAAG TAAAAATGCCGCCATTGCAAGAGCTCGGCTCGCTGGGATCTGTAACAGGGGATTCTCCACCGAGACTGGAAG CAAGTTAGAGGGCAAGGTGGCACTGATCACTGGAGCAGCTACTGGAATTGGCAAAGCAACGGCAGAAAAATTCATCCAAAATGGTGCTAAAGTTGTTATAGCTGATATTCAACCTCAACTCGGCCAAGAAACCGCGAAAGAACTTGGACCGAATGCTGCCTTCATCGCCTGCGATGTCACAAAAGAATCAGATTTATCCAATGCTGTTGATTTCACCATTTCCAGACACAACCAACTTGACATCATGTACAATAATGCAGGGATAGCCTGCAAAACTCCTCCAAGTATTGCAGACCTTGATCTTACGGTGTTCGATAGAGTCATGAACATCAATGTCCGAGGAGTCGTGGCTGGAATTAAACATGCTTCTCGTGTCATGATCCCGCGTAAATCTGGCTGCATTCTATGCACGGCCAGTGTCACAGGAATATTGGGAGGGCTATCTCAGCACACATATTCTATATCAAAGTGCACTGTCATTGGCATTGTTAAATCTGTTGCAGCTGAGCTATGCAGGCATGGGATCAGAGTCAATTGCATTTCACCTTTTGCGATTCCAACTGCTTTTGTGATGGAAGAATTGACTCAGATTTATCGAGGAGTTGACACTTCACGGCTTGTGGAACTTATACACAAGGCTGGAGCATTAGAGGGGGCAAAATGTGAGCCCTGTGACATAGCCAATGCTGCACTATATCTTGCATCTGACGATGCCAAGTATGTTAACGGGCATAATTTGGTCGTCGATGGAGGTTTTACGTCATCCAAGACTTTGGGGTTCCCTGCACCAGATCAGATGCAGTAA
- the LOC119982985 gene encoding F-box/kelch-repeat protein At1g57790-like, giving the protein MNKKKWSDLPSELLPCIAERLGLIELLCFRGVCKDWNSASETASAEVESLPDHEPWFLLYGGGENSQCHLVTDSGKKYALDIPELSETTTCIASNNGWLLLLQEGSTMLFFCPFSRTKIELPQLPQSNLSYHVAALSSPPTSEDCTVAVIGHDDELKLELYLLQRGANAWTRYVPHASYDTSKIKCAACHKGTFYFFKNKDKLITFSLHGTEWNSYQIVSPSSPGPVERTLPFIQAKQEFKRRNMNKLLGLEEDVSVSICGTISRHETYDEVVFNEMIEVAAADREEDKIRNLKGVWIQPRFFKISPELSW; this is encoded by the coding sequence ATGAACAAGAAGAAGTGGTCTGATCTTCCCTCTGAACTATTACCATGCATTGCGGAGCGTTTAGGCCTAATTGAACTTCTTTGCTTCCGCGGTGTCTGCAAGGATTGGAATTCTGCCTCTGAAACAGCCTCAGCTGAGGTTGAATCCTTACCGGATCACGAACCTTGGTTTCTCCTCTACGGTGGTGGTGAGAATTCACAATGCCACTTGGTTACCGACTCAGGCAAAAAGTATGCATTAGATATCCCTGAACTGAGTGAAACAACAACTTGCATTGCTTCAAACAATGGATGGCTTCTTCTACTCCAAGAAGGCTCAACAATGTTGTTCTTCTGCCCGTTTTCACGGACAAAGATAGAACTTCCGCAGCTGCCACAATCTAATCTCTCATACCATGTTGCTGCCTTGTCGTCTCCCCCTACTTCAGAAGACTGCACTGTTGCTGTCATTGGCCATGATGATGAATTGAAACTCGAACTCTATCTGCTTCAACGCGGGGCGAATGCTTGGACCAGATACGTTCCTCATGCTTCTTACGACACAAGCAAAATCAAATGTGCTGCTTGTCATAAAGGAACTTTCTACTTCTTCAAGAATAAAGATAAGTTAATAACGTTTTCCCTTCATGGAACAGAATGGAATTCATATCAGATAGTAAGTCCGAGCTCCCCTGGCCCTGTGGAGAGAACTCTTCCATTCATTCAAGCTAAGCAAGAATTCAAGAGAAGGAACATGAAcaagttgttgggtttggagGAGGATGTTTCAGTTTCTATCTGTGGAACAATTTCTCGCCATGAAACTTATGATGAGGTTGTTTTTAATGAGATGATCGAGGTTGCTGCTGCTGATAGAGAAGAAGACAAGATTCGTAACCTCAAAGGGGTATGGATCCAACCTCGATTCTTCAAAATTTCTCCGGAATTGAGTtggtga